One window from the genome of Pedobacter schmidteae encodes:
- the miaA gene encoding tRNA (adenosine(37)-N6)-dimethylallyltransferase MiaA produces MALTKTLIVIVGPTGIGKTALAIEVARHFSTEIISADSRQFFKEMEIGTAKPSAEELAAAPHHFINSHSIQSLFSTGDFELQAMERITQLFKKHQLLVMVGGSGLYIDAICKGLDDLPETDLSIRTQLNFQLENEGLEAIKKQLSECDPEYYQKVDQANPQRMIRGLEFYLSTGTKLSAHFTNSVKTRPFNILKIGLNMDRSELYNRINLRVDRMMDSGLLEEVKELQAYKKYNALNTVGYSELFAYLDGETTLKEAVDQIKQNTRRFAKRQLTWFRRDDSTVWFEPGQDDAVIDYIHKKTD; encoded by the coding sequence ATGGCATTAACTAAAACCTTAATTGTAATTGTTGGTCCAACCGGAATAGGCAAAACGGCCCTGGCTATTGAAGTGGCCAGGCATTTTTCAACCGAAATCATATCAGCCGACTCCAGACAGTTTTTTAAAGAGATGGAAATTGGTACGGCCAAACCTTCTGCTGAAGAACTGGCCGCAGCTCCACATCATTTTATCAATTCGCATAGTATTCAGTCGCTTTTTAGCACTGGCGATTTTGAGCTGCAGGCGATGGAACGCATTACACAACTATTCAAAAAACATCAACTACTGGTGATGGTGGGCGGATCAGGACTCTATATCGACGCGATATGTAAGGGTTTGGATGATCTTCCTGAAACTGATTTGAGTATCAGAACTCAACTGAATTTCCAATTGGAAAATGAGGGGCTGGAGGCCATTAAAAAACAACTTAGCGAGTGCGATCCGGAATATTACCAAAAAGTTGATCAGGCCAATCCTCAAAGGATGATCAGAGGGCTTGAATTTTATTTGTCCACCGGTACAAAGCTCTCCGCCCATTTTACAAATAGCGTAAAAACAAGACCTTTTAATATATTGAAAATAGGGCTCAATATGGACCGGTCGGAGCTCTATAACCGGATAAATCTACGCGTAGATCGAATGATGGATTCAGGCCTGCTGGAGGAAGTAAAAGAATTACAAGCCTACAAAAAATATAATGCGCTAAATACAGTTGGGTATTCCGAATTGTTTGCCTATCTGGACGGAGAAACAACGCTAAAAGAAGCTGTTGATCAAATTAAGCAAAACACCCGGCGGTTTGCCAAACGTCAGCTCACCTGGTTTAGACGAGATGACAGCACCGTCTGGTTTGAACCCGGACAAGATGATGCCGTCATCGATTATATCCACAAAAAAACAGATTAA
- a CDS encoding DUF3467 domain-containing protein, producing MEEQNNDNQLNIELSEEIAEGIFSNLAIITHSNTEFVLDFIRVMPGIPKARVKSRIILTPEHAKRLVGAMQDNIEKYEAINGRIKTQEEPPGFPMNFGGPTAQA from the coding sequence ATGGAAGAACAAAACAACGACAATCAATTAAATATTGAACTTTCTGAAGAAATTGCAGAAGGTATATTTTCTAATCTGGCAATTATAACCCATTCAAATACTGAATTTGTATTGGACTTTATCAGGGTAATGCCGGGCATACCTAAAGCTAGGGTAAAATCGAGAATCATATTGACTCCTGAGCATGCCAAAAGACTAGTTGGAGCAATGCAGGATAATATTGAGAAATACGAGGCTATAAATGGACGTATTAAAACTCAGGAAGAGCCCCCAGGATTTCCAATGAACTTTGGTGGTCCTACTGCACAGGCTTAA
- the rpoC gene encoding DNA-directed RNA polymerase subunit beta' has product MSYKKDNKLKSNFTSITISLASPEAILERSSGEVLKPETINYRTYKPERDGLFCERIFGPVKDYECHCGKYKRIRYKGIVCDRCGVEVTEKKVRRERMGHINLVVPVAHIWYFRSLPNKIGYLLGLPTKRLDLIIYYERYVVIQPGFMAEEGIQYMDFLTEEEYLDILDKLPKENQYLDDKDPNKFVAKMGAEALEDLLKRIDLDTLSYNLRHQAANETSQQRKNEALKRLQVVEAFRGSRSRIENNPEWMIIKIVPVIPPELRPLVPLEGGRFATSDLNDLYRRVIIRNNRLKRLIEIKAPEVILRNEKRMLQEAVDSLFDNSRKVNAVKTEGNRALKSLSDILKGKQGRFRQNLLGKRVDYSARSVIVVGPNLKLHECGLPKDMAAELFKPFIIRKMIERGIVKTVKSAKKIVDRKDPLVWDILENVLKGHPVLLNRAPTLHRLGIQSFQPKLVEGKAIQLHPLVCTAFNADFDGDQMAVHLPLGHAAILEAQVLMLAAHNILNPANGTPITVPSQDMVLGLYYITKGRRTDDKRVVKGQDFSFYSPEEVIIAYNEKMIDLHAFIKVKVNVKLEDGTIANKLIETTVGRVLFNQMVPEEVGYINELLTKKSLRDIIGEVVKITGMARASRFLDDIKELGFQMAFRGGLSFNLQDVNIPVEKQALLEQASAEVEEVRNNYNMGFITNNERYNQIIDIWTRINNRLTSFVMNQLSSDNQGFNSVYMMLDSGARGSKEQIRQLCGMRGLMAKPQKSGSGGEIIENPILSNFKEGLSVLEYFISTHGARKGLADTALKTADAGYLTRRLHDVAQDMIVNSEDCGTLRGMYTTALKDNEDIVEPLYDRVLGRISLHDVFNPLDGELLVAAGQDIDEDIAKAIEESPLEGIEIRSVLTCENQRGVCALCYGRNLATGKRVQKGEAVGVIAAQSIGEPGTQLTLRTFHVGGTASNIAAESQLTAKFDGVIEFENVRTVATKTEDGDTQIVLGRSGEFKIVEPGTGKVIMTNNIPYGSFLYVEDGAKVTKGDRICSWDPYNAVIISEFAGKIEFEAIVEGVTYREESDEQTGHREKVIIDTRDKTKNPSVRVVDKKGELIRGYNIPVGAHIAIDEGDMVQTGQILVKIPRATGKTRDITGGLPRVTELFEARNPSNPAVVTEIDGVVTLGGVKRGNREMTIESKDGEVKKYLVPLSKHILVQDNDFVKAGMPLSDGSISPADILAIKGPAAVQEYLVNGIQEVYRLQGVKINDKHFEVIVHQMMQKVHIEDPGDTSFLENNSVDRWDFMIENDEIYDKKVVVEAGDSNAVKPGQIISLRKLRDENSQLKRKDLKQIEVRDARPATASSVLQGITRASLGTKSFISAASFQETTKVLNEAAIAGKRDSMLGLKENVIVGHLIPSGTGVRGYERIIVGSQEEYDKLLASKQEEIEA; this is encoded by the coding sequence ATGTCTTACAAAAAGGATAATAAATTAAAAAGCAATTTCACCTCGATTACCATTAGTTTGGCATCACCGGAGGCTATTTTAGAGCGCTCTAGTGGTGAGGTGTTAAAACCTGAGACTATTAATTACCGTACTTACAAACCTGAGCGTGACGGTTTGTTTTGCGAGCGTATTTTTGGTCCGGTAAAGGATTACGAATGTCATTGCGGTAAATATAAACGTATCCGTTATAAAGGTATTGTTTGTGACCGTTGTGGTGTTGAAGTAACAGAAAAGAAAGTGCGTAGAGAGCGTATGGGACACATCAATCTGGTGGTTCCTGTTGCGCATATCTGGTACTTCCGTTCGTTACCAAATAAAATTGGATACTTATTAGGCTTACCTACCAAAAGACTTGACCTGATCATTTACTATGAGCGTTATGTAGTAATTCAGCCTGGTTTTATGGCAGAGGAAGGAATTCAGTATATGGATTTCTTAACTGAAGAGGAATATCTTGATATTCTGGATAAGTTGCCTAAAGAGAACCAATACCTGGATGATAAAGATCCTAATAAATTTGTCGCCAAAATGGGTGCTGAAGCATTAGAAGATTTATTGAAACGTATTGATTTAGATACTTTATCGTACAACTTACGTCACCAGGCAGCAAACGAGACCTCTCAGCAACGTAAAAATGAGGCGTTAAAACGCTTACAGGTTGTTGAAGCTTTCCGTGGTTCAAGATCACGTATCGAGAATAATCCTGAGTGGATGATTATCAAGATCGTTCCGGTTATACCACCTGAATTACGTCCTTTGGTTCCATTGGAAGGTGGTCGTTTTGCAACTTCAGATTTGAACGATCTTTATCGCCGTGTAATTATCCGTAACAACCGTTTGAAGCGTTTGATCGAGATCAAAGCTCCGGAGGTGATTTTACGTAACGAAAAACGTATGTTACAGGAAGCTGTAGATTCGTTATTTGATAATTCACGTAAAGTGAATGCGGTAAAAACTGAAGGTAACCGTGCTTTGAAATCCCTTTCTGATATTTTGAAAGGTAAACAAGGACGTTTCCGTCAGAACTTATTGGGTAAACGTGTGGATTATTCAGCACGTTCGGTAATTGTTGTAGGTCCAAACCTTAAATTACACGAATGCGGTTTACCTAAGGATATGGCAGCTGAGCTGTTTAAGCCATTTATCATCCGCAAGATGATAGAAAGGGGTATCGTTAAAACAGTTAAATCTGCAAAGAAAATTGTTGACAGAAAAGACCCGTTAGTTTGGGATATTCTGGAGAATGTTTTAAAAGGACACCCGGTATTACTAAACCGTGCGCCTACGTTGCACAGGTTAGGTATCCAATCGTTCCAGCCAAAATTGGTTGAGGGTAAAGCAATTCAGTTACACCCGTTAGTGTGTACGGCCTTTAACGCGGATTTTGACGGTGACCAGATGGCGGTACACTTGCCATTAGGACATGCCGCAATTTTAGAAGCTCAAGTTTTAATGCTTGCTGCACACAACATCCTTAACCCTGCAAATGGTACACCTATTACCGTACCTTCACAGGATATGGTTTTGGGTCTTTATTACATTACTAAAGGCCGCAGAACTGATGATAAGCGTGTAGTTAAAGGACAGGATTTCTCTTTCTATTCTCCTGAAGAGGTGATTATTGCTTATAACGAGAAAATGATCGACCTTCATGCATTTATCAAAGTTAAGGTAAATGTAAAACTGGAAGATGGTACAATTGCCAATAAATTGATTGAAACTACTGTTGGACGTGTATTGTTTAATCAAATGGTACCGGAAGAAGTAGGTTATATTAATGAACTGTTGACCAAGAAATCTTTAAGAGATATTATTGGTGAAGTAGTTAAAATCACTGGTATGGCCCGTGCATCAAGATTCCTTGACGACATTAAGGAATTAGGATTCCAAATGGCATTCCGCGGTGGTTTATCATTTAACTTGCAGGATGTAAATATCCCTGTTGAAAAGCAAGCGCTATTAGAGCAGGCATCAGCAGAAGTTGAAGAGGTAAGAAATAACTACAACATGGGTTTCATTACCAACAACGAGCGTTACAATCAGATTATCGATATCTGGACCCGTATCAATAACAGGTTGACATCATTTGTGATGAACCAGTTATCGAGCGATAACCAGGGCTTTAACTCTGTGTATATGATGTTGGATTCAGGAGCCCGTGGTTCGAAAGAGCAGATTCGTCAGCTGTGCGGTATGCGTGGTTTGATGGCTAAGCCTCAAAAATCAGGTTCTGGTGGTGAGATTATCGAAAACCCGATCTTATCAAACTTTAAAGAAGGTCTGTCGGTATTGGAATACTTTATTTCTACCCACGGTGCTCGTAAAGGTTTGGCGGATACGGCTTTGAAAACTGCCGATGCTGGTTACCTGACCCGTCGTTTACATGACGTGGCCCAGGATATGATTGTGAATTCGGAAGACTGTGGTACTTTGAGAGGTATGTATACGACTGCCTTGAAAGATAATGAGGATATTGTGGAACCGTTATATGACAGAGTTTTAGGTCGTATTTCGTTGCACGATGTGTTCAATCCTTTAGATGGAGAATTATTAGTTGCTGCCGGACAGGATATAGATGAAGATATTGCAAAAGCAATTGAGGAATCGCCACTGGAAGGTATTGAAATCCGTTCGGTTCTGACCTGTGAAAACCAAAGAGGTGTTTGTGCATTATGCTATGGACGTAACCTTGCAACCGGTAAACGTGTTCAGAAAGGTGAGGCTGTGGGTGTAATTGCCGCACAGTCAATTGGAGAGCCAGGTACACAGTTAACACTACGTACGTTCCACGTTGGGGGTACCGCTTCAAACATTGCTGCGGAGTCTCAGCTTACAGCTAAGTTTGATGGGGTTATCGAGTTTGAGAATGTTCGTACTGTGGCTACCAAAACTGAAGATGGTGATACACAAATTGTATTGGGACGTTCGGGTGAATTCAAGATTGTGGAGCCAGGTACTGGCAAAGTGATCATGACCAACAACATTCCTTATGGTTCATTCTTATATGTTGAGGATGGTGCTAAAGTTACTAAAGGTGACAGGATTTGTTCATGGGATCCGTACAACGCAGTTATCATCTCGGAATTTGCCGGTAAAATTGAATTCGAAGCCATTGTGGAAGGTGTTACCTACCGCGAGGAGTCGGATGAGCAAACTGGTCACCGCGAGAAAGTAATTATTGATACCCGTGATAAAACCAAGAACCCTTCTGTTAGAGTTGTGGATAAAAAAGGTGAGCTGATCCGTGGATATAACATTCCGGTTGGCGCGCACATCGCAATCGATGAGGGTGATATGGTTCAAACCGGTCAGATTTTAGTGAAGATACCTCGTGCTACAGGAAAAACAAGGGATATTACAGGTGGTTTACCACGTGTAACTGAACTTTTCGAAGCACGTAATCCATCTAACCCTGCTGTAGTAACAGAGATTGACGGTGTGGTAACTTTAGGCGGTGTGAAACGTGGTAACCGCGAGATGACTATTGAATCTAAAGACGGTGAGGTTAAAAAATATCTGGTTCCATTGTCTAAACATATCCTGGTTCAGGATAATGACTTTGTAAAAGCAGGTATGCCTTTATCAGATGGTTCTATCTCTCCTGCAGATATTCTGGCTATTAAAGGCCCGGCAGCTGTACAGGAATACCTGGTAAATGGTATTCAAGAGGTATACCGTTTGCAAGGGGTAAAAATCAACGATAAACACTTTGAGGTTATCGTACACCAGATGATGCAGAAAGTACATATCGAAGATCCGGGAGATACCAGTTTCTTAGAGAATAACTCTGTTGACCGTTGGGACTTCATGATTGAGAATGATGAGATCTATGACAAAAAAGTTGTTGTGGAAGCTGGTGATTCCAATGCTGTAAAACCTGGTCAGATTATTTCATTGCGTAAGCTAAGAGATGAGAATTCTCAATTGAAACGTAAAGATTTGAAGCAAATAGAGGTACGTGATGCAAGACCTGCAACTGCAAGTTCTGTATTACAGGGTATTACCCGTGCTTCATTGGGTACGAAGTCGTTCATTTCGGCGGCATCGTTCCAGGAGACTACAAAAGTGTTGAACGAAGCAGCTATTGCTGGTAAACGTGACAGTATGCTTGGATTGAAAGAAAACGTAATTGTTGGACACTTAATCCCTTCAGGTACAGGTGTACGTGGATACGAGCGTATAATTGTAGGATCTCAGGAAGAATACGATAAATTATTGGCTTCAAAACAAGAAGAAATAGAAGCTTAA
- the rpoB gene encoding DNA-directed RNA polymerase subunit beta produces MANKVDQRVNFARSKHIIDYPDFLDVQLQSFREFFQIETTSDNRHTEGLFKVFAENFPITDSRNIFVLEFLDYFIDPPRYDIPECIDRGLTYSVPLKAKLKLSCNDAEHEDFETIIQDVYLGTIPYMTPKGTFVINGAERVIVSQLHRSPGVFFGQSRHTNGTKLYSARVIPFKGSWIEFATDVNNVMYAYIDRKKKFPVTTLLRAIGYDSDKDILELFDLADEVKVSKSGLKKYIGRKLAARVLRKWVEDFVDEDTGEVVSIDRNEVILDRDTVLEDDHIDMIIDAGVKTIILSKDDGASQADYTIIYNTLQKDTSNSEKEAVENIYRALRNAEPPDEETARGIIERLFFSDKRYDLGDVGRYRINRKLKMDTPDHVKVLTKADIIAIVKYLIKLINSKEEVDDIDHLSNRRVRTVGEQLYAQFGVGLARMARTIRERMNIRDNEVFTPTDLINARTLSSVINSFFGTNQLSQFMDQTNPLAEITHKRRLSALGPGGLSRERAGFEVRDVHYTHYGRLCTIETPEGPNIGLISSLCVHAKINNLGFIETPYKKVDNGVVAVDEPVIYLSAEDEDGKTIAQANAAYDDKGNFTTARVKARYEGDFPVIEPEKLDLMDVAPNQITSIAASLIPFLEHDDANRALMGSNMQRQAVPLLRPEAPIVGTGLEGRVARDSRTLINAEGDGVVEYVDANEITIKYVRNDGDRLVSFEGDSKTYKLIKFKKTNQNTCINLKPIVKKGQKVVKGQVLCEGYATENGELALGRNLKVAFMPWQGYNFEDAIVINERIVREDIFTSLHIEEFELEVRDTKRGEEELTPDIPNVSEEATKDLDENGIIRIGAEVKEGDILIGKITPKGESDPSPEEKLLRAIFGDKAGDVKDASLKTPPSIRGVVIDTKLFSRAKKTTKAEEKSAIEKLDKKYDLAVLNLKNELVDKLFQIVNGKTSQGIYNVYKELLFPKGAKFTQKSLSDLEYAHINPYKWTTDDDKNDQIKLLLHNYGIRVNEELGAYKRDKFAISVGDELPSGIVQMAKVYVAKKRKLKVGDKMAGRHGNKGIVARIVRDEDMPFLEDGSPVDIVLNPLGVPSRMNLGQIYETVLAWAGKELGVKFATPIFDGAKHDEVEEWIAKAGVPASGRTYLHNGLTGEKFDQPTTVGIIYMLKLGHMVDDKMHARSIGPYSLITQQPLGGKAQFGGQRFGEMEVWALEAFGAANILQEILTVKSDDVIGRAKTYEAIVKGENLPTPGVPESFNVLVHELRGLGLDITLD; encoded by the coding sequence TTGGCAAATAAAGTCGACCAAAGAGTAAATTTTGCACGTAGTAAACACATCATAGATTACCCTGATTTTCTAGATGTGCAGTTGCAATCATTCAGAGAATTTTTTCAGATAGAAACAACTTCAGATAACCGTCACACTGAAGGGTTATTTAAGGTGTTTGCTGAAAACTTCCCCATCACGGATTCCAGAAACATCTTTGTTTTGGAATTTCTTGATTATTTTATTGACCCACCACGTTATGATATACCTGAGTGTATTGATCGTGGGTTAACTTATAGTGTTCCATTGAAAGCGAAATTGAAGCTTTCATGTAACGACGCTGAACACGAAGATTTTGAAACTATCATTCAGGATGTATATCTGGGAACTATCCCTTATATGACTCCTAAAGGTACGTTTGTAATTAATGGTGCAGAGCGTGTAATTGTATCTCAGTTACACAGATCTCCGGGTGTGTTCTTCGGCCAAAGCCGTCACACTAACGGAACTAAGTTGTATTCTGCCCGTGTAATTCCTTTCAAAGGTTCATGGATCGAATTTGCTACAGACGTAAACAACGTGATGTATGCTTATATCGATCGTAAGAAAAAATTCCCGGTTACCACGTTATTGCGTGCTATTGGTTATGATTCTGATAAAGACATTCTGGAGTTGTTTGACCTGGCCGACGAGGTTAAGGTAAGTAAATCAGGTTTGAAGAAATATATCGGACGTAAACTGGCTGCAAGGGTATTGAGAAAATGGGTTGAGGATTTCGTAGATGAAGATACCGGTGAGGTAGTTTCCATCGATCGTAATGAGGTAATCTTAGACCGGGATACAGTTTTAGAAGATGACCATATTGATATGATCATTGATGCTGGTGTTAAAACGATCATCTTATCAAAAGATGATGGTGCAAGCCAGGCTGATTATACCATTATATATAATACTTTACAAAAGGATACATCTAACTCTGAAAAAGAGGCTGTTGAAAACATCTATCGTGCTTTGCGTAACGCAGAACCACCTGATGAAGAAACGGCAAGAGGTATTATCGAACGTTTGTTCTTCTCGGATAAACGTTATGATTTAGGTGATGTAGGTAGGTACCGTATCAACCGTAAGTTGAAAATGGACACACCTGATCACGTGAAGGTTTTGACAAAAGCAGATATTATTGCTATTGTTAAATATCTGATCAAACTGATCAACTCTAAAGAAGAGGTGGATGATATTGATCACTTGTCGAATCGTCGTGTTCGTACTGTAGGTGAGCAATTGTACGCTCAATTTGGTGTTGGTTTGGCACGTATGGCACGTACCATCCGTGAGCGTATGAACATTCGTGATAATGAGGTTTTCACACCAACTGATTTGATTAATGCCCGTACTTTATCGTCGGTTATCAATTCTTTCTTTGGTACCAACCAGTTGTCGCAGTTTATGGATCAAACGAATCCTTTGGCAGAGATTACGCACAAGCGTCGTTTATCGGCCTTAGGCCCAGGTGGTCTGTCGCGTGAGCGTGCAGGTTTCGAGGTTCGTGACGTTCACTATACGCATTATGGTCGTTTGTGTACCATTGAAACGCCAGAGGGACCAAACATCGGTTTGATTTCTTCTTTGTGTGTTCATGCTAAGATCAATAATTTAGGTTTCATTGAAACGCCATATAAAAAAGTTGACAATGGTGTAGTTGCTGTTGACGAGCCGGTTATCTATTTATCTGCTGAAGATGAGGACGGTAAAACGATTGCACAGGCAAATGCTGCATATGACGATAAAGGTAACTTCACTACGGCACGTGTTAAAGCACGTTACGAGGGTGACTTCCCGGTTATTGAGCCTGAGAAATTAGACTTAATGGACGTGGCACCTAATCAGATTACATCGATTGCTGCATCGTTGATTCCTTTCTTGGAGCATGATGATGCGAACAGGGCGTTGATGGGATCGAACATGCAACGTCAGGCCGTACCTTTGTTACGTCCTGAGGCCCCAATTGTTGGTACAGGTTTGGAAGGTCGCGTAGCCCGCGATTCAAGAACACTGATTAACGCGGAAGGTGATGGTGTTGTTGAATATGTTGATGCAAACGAAATTACTATCAAATATGTTAGAAATGATGGCGATCGCTTAGTTTCTTTCGAAGGTGATAGCAAAACTTATAAATTAATCAAATTCAAGAAAACCAACCAGAATACTTGTATCAACCTGAAGCCAATCGTTAAGAAAGGTCAGAAAGTTGTGAAAGGACAAGTACTTTGTGAAGGTTATGCTACAGAGAATGGTGAATTGGCATTAGGAAGAAACTTAAAGGTTGCTTTCATGCCTTGGCAGGGATATAACTTTGAGGATGCGATCGTTATTAACGAGCGTATAGTTCGTGAGGATATCTTTACCTCTTTACACATTGAGGAGTTTGAATTAGAAGTGCGTGATACAAAACGCGGAGAAGAGGAATTGACACCAGATATCCCTAACGTTTCTGAAGAAGCTACTAAAGATTTAGATGAAAACGGTATTATCCGTATCGGTGCTGAGGTAAAAGAAGGCGACATCCTGATTGGTAAAATCACTCCTAAAGGAGAATCTGATCCTTCACCGGAAGAGAAATTACTACGTGCGATATTTGGAGATAAAGCAGGAGATGTGAAAGATGCATCTTTGAAAACTCCTCCATCTATCAGAGGTGTGGTAATTGATACCAAGTTATTCTCGAGAGCTAAGAAAACTACTAAAGCGGAAGAGAAATCGGCGATAGAAAAACTGGATAAAAAATACGATCTGGCTGTTCTGAACCTTAAAAATGAATTGGTTGATAAATTATTCCAGATTGTAAATGGAAAAACATCTCAGGGTATATACAACGTTTATAAAGAGCTGTTGTTCCCTAAAGGTGCTAAGTTTACACAGAAAAGTTTATCAGATCTGGAGTACGCGCACATCAATCCATACAAATGGACTACTGATGACGACAAAAATGATCAGATCAAATTGTTGTTACATAACTACGGTATTCGTGTAAACGAAGAGCTGGGTGCTTACAAACGTGATAAGTTTGCCATCAGTGTTGGTGATGAACTTCCTTCAGGTATTGTACAGATGGCTAAGGTTTATGTAGCTAAAAAACGTAAATTAAAAGTAGGTGATAAGATGGCTGGTCGTCACGGTAATAAGGGTATTGTAGCCCGTATTGTACGTGATGAAGATATGCCTTTCCTTGAAGATGGAAGTCCGGTTGATATCGTGTTGAACCCATTGGGTGTACCTTCACGTATGAACTTGGGTCAGATCTATGAAACTGTATTGGCATGGGCTGGTAAAGAATTGGGTGTTAAATTTGCTACCCCGATTTTTGATGGTGCTAAACATGACGAGGTAGAAGAGTGGATCGCTAAAGCCGGCGTTCCTGCTTCGGGCAGAACCTATTTACATAATGGTTTAACGGGTGAGAAATTTGACCAGCCAACAACTGTAGGTATTATCTATATGTTGAAATTAGGACACATGGTTGATGATAAGATGCACGCCCGTTCGATCGGACCATACTCATTGATTACGCAACAACCATTGGGTGGTAAAGCCCAGTTCGGTGGTCAGCGTTTTGGTGAGATGGAGGTTTGGGCATTGGAGGCATTTGGTGCAGCCAATATCCTACAGGAGATATTAACTGTTAAGTCAGATGATGTGATCGGTAGGGCTAAAACTTATGAGGCGATTGTAAAAGGCGAGAACCTTCCTACTCCTGGTGTACCGGAATCGTTTAACGTATTGGTGCATGAGTTACGTGGATTAGGTTTAGATATTACGTTAGACTAA
- the rplL gene encoding 50S ribosomal protein L7/L12 yields MADLKAFAEQLVNLTVKEVNELAQILKDEYGIEPAAAAVAVAVGGGDAAPAAEEKSTFDVILKEAGGQKLAVVKLVKDLTGLGLKEAKDLVDGAPKELKAGVAKDEAEALKKQLEEAGAVVEIK; encoded by the coding sequence ATGGCAGATTTAAAAGCGTTTGCTGAGCAATTGGTAAACTTAACAGTTAAAGAAGTTAACGAATTAGCTCAAATCTTAAAAGACGAGTATGGTATTGAACCAGCTGCTGCTGCAGTTGCTGTTGCAGTTGGTGGCGGTGACGCTGCTCCCGCTGCTGAAGAGAAATCTACTTTTGATGTTATATTGAAAGAAGCTGGTGGTCAGAAATTAGCAGTTGTTAAATTGGTTAAAGACTTAACTGGTTTAGGTTTGAAAGAAGCTAAAGATTTAGTTGACGGTGCACCAAAAGAATTAAAAGCTGGTGTTGCTAAAGACGAAGCTGAAGCTTTGAAAAAACAATTAGAAGAAGCTGGAGCTGTAGTTGAAATTAAGTAA
- the rplJ gene encoding 50S ribosomal protein L10: MNREEKHEVVSALQVKMQEFGNFYIADTSSLSVEKINSIRRKCFESGIEMQVAKNTLIKKAIEGLEGDASEIFVALKGQSALLFSTVGNGPAKLIKALRKGSDKPVLKAAYIDSTVFIGDNQLDTLVSLKSREELIGDIIGLLQSPAKNVISALQSGGNKIAGIVKTLQERG, from the coding sequence ATGAACAGAGAAGAAAAACACGAAGTTGTTTCTGCCCTTCAAGTGAAGATGCAGGAATTCGGTAATTTTTATATTGCCGATACATCAAGCTTATCTGTTGAGAAAATTAACAGTATCCGTCGCAAATGCTTTGAAAGCGGAATTGAAATGCAAGTTGCTAAAAACACTTTGATCAAAAAAGCGATCGAAGGTTTAGAAGGCGATGCATCTGAAATCTTCGTAGCATTAAAAGGTCAGTCAGCATTATTATTCTCAACTGTAGGTAACGGTCCGGCTAAGCTGATCAAAGCCTTGAGAAAAGGATCTGATAAACCAGTGCTTAAAGCAGCTTATATCGATTCAACAGTATTTATTGGTGATAACCAATTAGATACTTTGGTAAGTCTGAAATCAAGAGAAGAACTTATCGGAGATATCATTGGATTATTACAATCGCCAGCTAAAAACGTTATTTCGGCATTACAGTCTGGTGGTAACAAGATTGCAGGAATTGTTAAAACTCTTCAAGAGAGAGGTTAA
- the rplA gene encoding 50S ribosomal protein L1, translated as MAKLTKNQKKAHAKLESGKTYSLKDAAALVKEITTTKFDASVDIDVSLGVDPRKANQMVRGIATLPHGTGKTVRVLVLCTPDKEEEAKAAGADFVGLDEYVAKIEGGWTDVDIIITTPACMAKVGKLGRVLGPRNLMPNPKSGTVTNEVGKAVTDVKGGKIDFKVDKSGIIHASVGKVSFSAEKIYENALEVLQVISKLKPSAAKGTYFKSIHVSSTMSPGIAIETKSVAGI; from the coding sequence GTGGCTAAATTAACAAAAAATCAAAAAAAGGCACATGCTAAACTAGAATCTGGTAAAACGTATTCTTTAAAGGATGCGGCTGCTTTGGTAAAAGAGATTACTACCACTAAATTTGATGCATCGGTTGATATCGATGTAAGTTTAGGTGTAGATCCACGTAAAGCCAATCAAATGGTACGTGGTATTGCTACTTTACCTCACGGTACAGGTAAAACTGTACGTGTTTTAGTTCTTTGTACTCCTGATAAGGAAGAAGAAGCTAAAGCGGCAGGCGCAGATTTTGTAGGTTTAGACGAATATGTAGCCAAGATTGAAGGTGGATGGACTGATGTTGACATTATTATCACTACTCCTGCTTGTATGGCAAAAGTAGGTAAACTGGGCCGCGTTTTAGGTCCACGTAACCTTATGCCAAACCCTAAATCAGGTACTGTAACTAACGAAGTTGGTAAAGCAGTTACTGATGTAAAAGGCGGTAAAATTGATTTTAAAGTTGACAAAAGTGGTATTATTCACGCTTCAGTAGGAAAAGTATCATTCTCAGCAGAAAAAATATATGAAAATGCATTAGAAGTTCTTCAAGTGATTTCTAAGCTAAAACCATCTGCTGCAAAAGGAACTTATTTTAAGAGCATTCATGTTTCTTCAACTATGAGTCCTGGAATTGCAATCGAAACTAAATCAGTAGCGGGGATCTAA